In one Andrena cerasifolii isolate SP2316 chromosome 2, iyAndCera1_principal, whole genome shotgun sequence genomic region, the following are encoded:
- the LOC143366015 gene encoding uncharacterized protein LOC143366015 isoform X2, with translation MSVNKGQNARALVEPLALDSRTLGDGDLSALTLAHNTEQYSSNDFEAFANIQAELECMNAEEVMTTDEEHIIIERNIEGDTIVPDVEMTEVSEHAQEEHIIYTTANQNNQNIVFQTKPTLQRLPTSAVQVKSNVGQATQSQSIMIVSPAGGQGASQILKISHPSTASAGQLQSLAQTLIAKSADGNIVQLRSAQANKPVMATSHSGNITLGTVQSTKTVQSAMKRSAQSGSQSRNVYTKMILAGNQGQSGQQVLITSSQNENQQAIKFLNNSVSSQDITSPTKTITLAQAQQMGLLSTNKVQHILPSSPQKQGIIVNKLVQSSSAQSSKMTIVPSSSIKSPTKILPAPALNTQVKSSSMSNQQSTFSSNKSSIQQSPQKVIIRQSSLKPGTVLGSGQVIRIPANQNIVTGSNQVHQIQMPGRQVQYVRLVSTPSSGTTNVVTVGKTKSQTTLQTVGVSQKIGGQQQIVKVVPLNTGNQSLRTVAPKALTSSGQRLLIPATATVGSQSKNAVAIPASALSQLASGQAVLSTNSNMGNIVVLPAQYIQQQTADEVKIKSQQAAPSLLGNSQTLQGSGTFSVGSVIESKSSQRSYASVEPNGIRPRKPCNCTKSQCLKLYCDCFANGEFCHMCNCNNCSNNLGNEEERQRAIKSCLERNPNAFRPKIGKGRETGDDIRRHNKGCNCKRSGCLKNYCECYEAKIPCSANCKCIGCRNVEEPNLEKKSLKDLAEAAEVRTAQLTLNKAKLQLSEMAFRPPAASNTGARQPFNFLTDKVVEITCQCLMAQADDAERNMFDDETSQRLIIEEFGRCLKEIIESAHKADAT, from the exons ATGTCTGTAAATAAAGGACAGAATGCGAGAGCTTTGGTCGAACCATTAGCTCTCGACTCGCGCACTCTCGGCGATGGAGATTTGAGCGCATTGACCCTGGCGCACAATACCGAACAATATTCGTCCAATGACTTCGAAGCGTTTGCAAACATCCAAGCTGAACTAGAATGTATGAATGCTGAGGAAGTTATGACAACGGACGAGGAGCATATAATAATTGAACGTAATATCGAGGGTGACACGATTGTACCTGATGTAGAAATGACTGAAGTTTCGGAGCACGCTCAAGAGGAACATATTATCTATACCACAGCAAATCAGAATAATCAAAATATTGTATTCCAAACGAAGCCAACCTTGCAAAGGCTTCCCACGTCGGCTGTACAG GTGAAGTCGAACGTTGGTCAAGCAACGCAGAGTCAATCAATCATGATAGTATCTCCTGCTGGTGGTCAAGGTGCTagccaaattttaaaaatttctcatCCATCAACGGCGTCAGCTGGTCAATTACAGTCATTAGCTCAGACTCTCATAGCGAAGTCTGCCGATGGTAACATAGTTCAGTTAAGATCAGCACAAGCCAATAAGCCAGTAATGGCAACCAGCCATTCGGGCAATATCACGTTAGGAACTGTCCAGAGTACGAAAACAGTTCAATCGGCGATGAAACGATCTGCGCAGAGTGGTTCGCAAAGTAGAAAT GTGTATACAAAGATGATATTAGCTGGAAATCAAGGACAGTCGGGGCAGCAAGTTCTAATAACTAGTTCGCAGAATGAAAATCAGCAGGCAATAAAGTTTTTAAACAACAGTGTGTCGAGTCAAGACATTACGAGTCCGACAAAAACTATAACGCTAGCACAAGCACAGCAAATGGGATTACTTTCTACCAACAAAGTTCAACATATTCTCCCCTCGTCGCCGCAAAAGCAA GgaataattgtaaataaattagtgcaATCGTCGAGTGCTCAGTCTTCTAAAATGACTATAGTTCCAAGCAGTTCTATCAAATCGCCTACAAAAATATTACCGGCCCCGGCGTTGAACACGCAAGTTAAATCCTCGTCGATGTCAAATCAGCAATCCACATTTTCTTCCAATAAATCATCTATACAACAGAGCCCGCAAAAAGTGATTATACGCCAG AGCTCTTTAAAACCTGGAACTGTGCTTGGAAGTGGACAAGTTATTAGAATACCAGCTAATCAGAATATCGTTACTGGCTCTAATCAAGTACATCAAATACAAATGCCTGGAAGACAA GTGCAATATGTAAGATTAGTCAGCACTCCGTCATCTGGAACTACGAACGTTGTTACAGTGGGTAAAACGAAGTCTCAAACAACATTGCAGACCGTTGGGGTCAGTCAAAAAATAGGAGGCCAACAACAGATAGTCAAG GTAGTTCCATTAAATACCGGTAATCAGTCATTAAGGACAGTCGCACCTAAGGCGTTGACAAGTAGCGGCCAGAGGTTATTAATTCCCGCAACCGCGACAGTAGGCAGCCAGTCGAAAAATGCAGTGGCCATTCCAGCGTCGGCTTTGAGTCAATTAGCATCCGGGCAGGCGGTCCTCTCGACCAATTCAAATATGGGAAATATCGTAGTTCTACCAGCTCAATATATTCAGCAACAG ACAGCAGACGAAGTGAAAATAAAATCCCAGCAAGCTGCGCCTAGTTTATTGGGTAATTCACAAACCTTACAGGGCTCGGGAACGTTTTCTGTGGGGTCCGTTATAGAGAGCAAGAGCTCGCAGAGATCCTACGCTAGCGTGGAACCCAATGGTATTAGGCCGAGAAAACCGTGTAACTGTACGAAATCTCAATGCCTGAAATT GTATTGCGACTGCTTCGCGAACGGAGAGTTCTGTCACATGTGCAACTGTAATAATTGCTCTAACAATCTTGGGAATGAAGAAGAGAGGCAACGGGCCATCAAATCCTGCCTGGAGCGCAATCCAAATGCTTTTCGCCCGAAAATCGGTAAAGGCCGCGAGACTGGCGACGATATACGCAGACACAACAAGGGATGCAATTGTAAACGCAGcggatgtttaaaaaattactgcgAATGTTACGAG gCTAAGATTCCCTGTTCTGCTAATTGTAAATGTATAGGGTGTCGTAACGTAGAGGAGCCGAATCTAGAAAAGAAATCTTTGAAGGATCTAGCAGAAGCAGCCGAAGTTCGAACGGCGCAACTTACATTGAATAAAGCGAAATTACAATTGTCGGAAATGGCTTTCAGACCACCGGCTGCATCAAATACTGGCGCAAG GCAACCGTTCAACTTTTTGACCGATAAAGTGGTTGAAATAACGTGCCAGTGCTTGATGGCGCAAGCGGACGACGCGGAACGCAACATGTTCGACGATGAAACATCACAGAGACTGATAATCGAGGAGTTCGGTCGTTGTCTGAAGGAAATCATAGAGTCGGCGCATAAAGCTGACGCTACCTAG
- the Csn4 gene encoding COP9 signalosome subunit 4 yields the protein MIVIHAKVFLVIHVEKMVVTAAAVRQQLTNLAYSGGSHKDQAEKYRAILDSILLSSGEELVDALKIFIEAIVNEYVSLVISRQVLTDVSNRLLFLPDEISKAVSHYTLDKIQPRVISFEEQVASIRQHLADIYERNQNWREAANVLVGIPLETGQKQYTVDYKLETYLKIARLYLEDDDPVQAEAFINRASLLQAESKNEQLQIYYKVCYARVLDYRRKFIEAAQRYNELSYRSIIHEDERMTALRNALICTVLASAGQQRSRMLATLFKDERCQQLPAYSILEKMYLDRIIRRSELQEFEALLQPHQKACTIDGLGSTILDRAVIEHNLLSASKLYNNITFEELGALLEIPPTKAEKIASQMITEGRMNGYIDQIDSIVHFETRETLPTWDKQIQSLCYQVNQIIEKIAQTEPEWIAKAMEDQMVH from the exons ATGATCGTAATACACGCAAAAGTATTTCTGGTTATTCATGTAGAAAAGATGGTGGTTACGGCAGCCGCTGTACGTCAACAACTCACGAATTTAGCGTATTCTGGTGGCTCCCATAAAGATCAAGCGGAAAA GTACCGAGCGATTTTGGACTCAATACTGTTATCATCCGGCGAGGAATTAGTCGATGCTTTGAAGATATTTATTGAAGCAA ttgtaAATGAATATGTAAGCTTGGTAATCTCGAGGCAAGTTTTAACAGATGTCAGTAACCGTTTGTTATTTCTGCCGGATGAGATATCGAAGGCTGTCTCGCATTACACATTGGATAAA ATACAACCGAGAGTCATATCTTTTGAAGAGCAAGTCGCTAGTATAAGGCAACATTTAGCCGATATTTATGAACGTAATCAAAATTGGAGAGAGGCGGCTAATGTTTTAGTTGGAATACCATTAGAAACAggacaaaa GCAATACACGGTCGACTATAAGCTTGAAACTTATCTTAAAATAGCACGTTTGTACTTAGAAGACGATGACCCAGTACAAGCTGAAGCATTTATCAACAGAGCATCCCTTCTCCAA GCCGAATCCAAAAATGAACAGTTACAAATTTACTACAAGGTCTGTTATGCCAGAGTGTTAGATTACAGAAGAAAGTTTATCGAAGCAGCTCAAAGATATAATGAATTATCATATAGATCTATAATACACGAAGACGAACGTATGACTGCCCTTAGAAATGCATTAATCTGTACAGTACTAGCTTCGGCAG GACAGCAAAGAAGTCGTATGTTAGCCACCCTGTTCAAAGATGAACGCTGTCAGCAACTACCTGCCTACTCGATCCTTGAGAAAATGTATTTGGATCGCATCATTCGACGCTCCGAATTACAAGAGTTCGAAGCCCTATTACAACCCCACCAAAAAGCGTGTACAATTGATGGGCTGGGATCAACTATTCTCGACCGCGCCGTTATAGAACATAACTTATTATCTGCTAGTAAATTATACAATAATATAACGTTCGAGGAGCTGGGCGCATTGCTGGAGATCCCCCCGACGAAAGCAGAGAAAATTGCTAGCCAAATGATTACGGAAGGCCGAATGAATGGATACATCGACCAGATCGACTCCATCGTACATTTTGAAA CACGGGAAACTTTACCAACGTGGGATAAGCAAATACAATCCCTATGTTATCAAGTGAAccaaataatagagaaaatcgCTCAAACCGAACCGGAATGGATAGCGAAAGCAATGGAAGATCAAATGGTGCAttaa
- the LOC143366015 gene encoding uncharacterized protein LOC143366015 isoform X1, with protein sequence MLLFRSSQRDVIMSVNKGQNARALVEPLALDSRTLGDGDLSALTLAHNTEQYSSNDFEAFANIQAELECMNAEEVMTTDEEHIIIERNIEGDTIVPDVEMTEVSEHAQEEHIIYTTANQNNQNIVFQTKPTLQRLPTSAVQVKSNVGQATQSQSIMIVSPAGGQGASQILKISHPSTASAGQLQSLAQTLIAKSADGNIVQLRSAQANKPVMATSHSGNITLGTVQSTKTVQSAMKRSAQSGSQSRNVYTKMILAGNQGQSGQQVLITSSQNENQQAIKFLNNSVSSQDITSPTKTITLAQAQQMGLLSTNKVQHILPSSPQKQGIIVNKLVQSSSAQSSKMTIVPSSSIKSPTKILPAPALNTQVKSSSMSNQQSTFSSNKSSIQQSPQKVIIRQSSLKPGTVLGSGQVIRIPANQNIVTGSNQVHQIQMPGRQVQYVRLVSTPSSGTTNVVTVGKTKSQTTLQTVGVSQKIGGQQQIVKVVPLNTGNQSLRTVAPKALTSSGQRLLIPATATVGSQSKNAVAIPASALSQLASGQAVLSTNSNMGNIVVLPAQYIQQQTADEVKIKSQQAAPSLLGNSQTLQGSGTFSVGSVIESKSSQRSYASVEPNGIRPRKPCNCTKSQCLKLYCDCFANGEFCHMCNCNNCSNNLGNEEERQRAIKSCLERNPNAFRPKIGKGRETGDDIRRHNKGCNCKRSGCLKNYCECYEAKIPCSANCKCIGCRNVEEPNLEKKSLKDLAEAAEVRTAQLTLNKAKLQLSEMAFRPPAASNTGARQPFNFLTDKVVEITCQCLMAQADDAERNMFDDETSQRLIIEEFGRCLKEIIESAHKADAT encoded by the exons ATGTTATTGTTTCGCTCGTCACAGAG GGACGTAATCATGTCTGTAAATAAAGGACAGAATGCGAGAGCTTTGGTCGAACCATTAGCTCTCGACTCGCGCACTCTCGGCGATGGAGATTTGAGCGCATTGACCCTGGCGCACAATACCGAACAATATTCGTCCAATGACTTCGAAGCGTTTGCAAACATCCAAGCTGAACTAGAATGTATGAATGCTGAGGAAGTTATGACAACGGACGAGGAGCATATAATAATTGAACGTAATATCGAGGGTGACACGATTGTACCTGATGTAGAAATGACTGAAGTTTCGGAGCACGCTCAAGAGGAACATATTATCTATACCACAGCAAATCAGAATAATCAAAATATTGTATTCCAAACGAAGCCAACCTTGCAAAGGCTTCCCACGTCGGCTGTACAG GTGAAGTCGAACGTTGGTCAAGCAACGCAGAGTCAATCAATCATGATAGTATCTCCTGCTGGTGGTCAAGGTGCTagccaaattttaaaaatttctcatCCATCAACGGCGTCAGCTGGTCAATTACAGTCATTAGCTCAGACTCTCATAGCGAAGTCTGCCGATGGTAACATAGTTCAGTTAAGATCAGCACAAGCCAATAAGCCAGTAATGGCAACCAGCCATTCGGGCAATATCACGTTAGGAACTGTCCAGAGTACGAAAACAGTTCAATCGGCGATGAAACGATCTGCGCAGAGTGGTTCGCAAAGTAGAAAT GTGTATACAAAGATGATATTAGCTGGAAATCAAGGACAGTCGGGGCAGCAAGTTCTAATAACTAGTTCGCAGAATGAAAATCAGCAGGCAATAAAGTTTTTAAACAACAGTGTGTCGAGTCAAGACATTACGAGTCCGACAAAAACTATAACGCTAGCACAAGCACAGCAAATGGGATTACTTTCTACCAACAAAGTTCAACATATTCTCCCCTCGTCGCCGCAAAAGCAA GgaataattgtaaataaattagtgcaATCGTCGAGTGCTCAGTCTTCTAAAATGACTATAGTTCCAAGCAGTTCTATCAAATCGCCTACAAAAATATTACCGGCCCCGGCGTTGAACACGCAAGTTAAATCCTCGTCGATGTCAAATCAGCAATCCACATTTTCTTCCAATAAATCATCTATACAACAGAGCCCGCAAAAAGTGATTATACGCCAG AGCTCTTTAAAACCTGGAACTGTGCTTGGAAGTGGACAAGTTATTAGAATACCAGCTAATCAGAATATCGTTACTGGCTCTAATCAAGTACATCAAATACAAATGCCTGGAAGACAA GTGCAATATGTAAGATTAGTCAGCACTCCGTCATCTGGAACTACGAACGTTGTTACAGTGGGTAAAACGAAGTCTCAAACAACATTGCAGACCGTTGGGGTCAGTCAAAAAATAGGAGGCCAACAACAGATAGTCAAG GTAGTTCCATTAAATACCGGTAATCAGTCATTAAGGACAGTCGCACCTAAGGCGTTGACAAGTAGCGGCCAGAGGTTATTAATTCCCGCAACCGCGACAGTAGGCAGCCAGTCGAAAAATGCAGTGGCCATTCCAGCGTCGGCTTTGAGTCAATTAGCATCCGGGCAGGCGGTCCTCTCGACCAATTCAAATATGGGAAATATCGTAGTTCTACCAGCTCAATATATTCAGCAACAG ACAGCAGACGAAGTGAAAATAAAATCCCAGCAAGCTGCGCCTAGTTTATTGGGTAATTCACAAACCTTACAGGGCTCGGGAACGTTTTCTGTGGGGTCCGTTATAGAGAGCAAGAGCTCGCAGAGATCCTACGCTAGCGTGGAACCCAATGGTATTAGGCCGAGAAAACCGTGTAACTGTACGAAATCTCAATGCCTGAAATT GTATTGCGACTGCTTCGCGAACGGAGAGTTCTGTCACATGTGCAACTGTAATAATTGCTCTAACAATCTTGGGAATGAAGAAGAGAGGCAACGGGCCATCAAATCCTGCCTGGAGCGCAATCCAAATGCTTTTCGCCCGAAAATCGGTAAAGGCCGCGAGACTGGCGACGATATACGCAGACACAACAAGGGATGCAATTGTAAACGCAGcggatgtttaaaaaattactgcgAATGTTACGAG gCTAAGATTCCCTGTTCTGCTAATTGTAAATGTATAGGGTGTCGTAACGTAGAGGAGCCGAATCTAGAAAAGAAATCTTTGAAGGATCTAGCAGAAGCAGCCGAAGTTCGAACGGCGCAACTTACATTGAATAAAGCGAAATTACAATTGTCGGAAATGGCTTTCAGACCACCGGCTGCATCAAATACTGGCGCAAG GCAACCGTTCAACTTTTTGACCGATAAAGTGGTTGAAATAACGTGCCAGTGCTTGATGGCGCAAGCGGACGACGCGGAACGCAACATGTTCGACGATGAAACATCACAGAGACTGATAATCGAGGAGTTCGGTCGTTGTCTGAAGGAAATCATAGAGTCGGCGCATAAAGCTGACGCTACCTAG
- the LOC143366017 gene encoding uncharacterized protein LOC143366017 has product MTRFARATGSKASNERMPNDATPWHVMKQQLEQNSSKQQEHPGRNKSVKELLQDSGADNARHINTDWAEFEETSTKKTKDSVAKQTKKKLRASLKSEKVSLNVADITENEKYVGNIKAEKKLPSKRNIDEVNNSTAEVKVKKFKKDKNRSNDVSSSQNAQGDHSVDDVKVKGDGTDAESVKLKKKRKKDKHNNGGFVETLIKDSDGLQSEKAESNSLATKQGESAVSKRQKRNMKKRKNTSWTMADTDNSMNVQDNQTNRANGRKENSHDGTAFNKKFASKSNNIRSFPNKFGLQKFENDNNNKRKPPKIRDNEEHKRRKEDLGPVRIMINGVEIDIVKFDGFPIKKEDAVRLTDLRHKMIMKGIPKKEIDAALKLERRKAEKALARIRRCVCFHCRKAGHNLSDCPELGSEQAATGICFKCGSTEHTHFECKVARPTEFRYATCFICREQGHIAKQCPDNPRGVYPQGGSCKVCGDITHLKKDCPDLITEKEESTITLNTITDGNIESLEESRKTFAEKDDKKSKKVVKF; this is encoded by the exons ATGACTAGATTCGCAAGAGCCACAGGTTCGAAAGCTTCGAATGAGAGGATGCCTAACGATGCTACTCCATGGCATGTAATGAAGCAACAGTTGGAGCAGAATTCATCCAAGCAACAGGAACACCCGGGAAGAAATAAATCCGTGAAAGAGCTCTTGCAAGATAGCGGTGCAGATAATGCACGACATATTAATACCGACTGGGCAGAGTTTGAGGAAACTTCTACGAAGAAAACCAAGGATTCGGTAGCTAAGCAAACCAAGAAGAAGCTAAGAGCATCCTTAAAATCTGAGAAAGTCTCTTTAAATGTAGCTGACATTAccgaaaatgaaaaatatgtgGGTAATATTAAAGCTGAAAAGAAATtgccttcaaagaggaatatcGATGAAGTTAATAATTCTACAGCAGAAGTAAAAgttaagaagtttaaaaaagataagAATCGCTCCAACGATGTAAGTAGCAGTCAGAACGCACAGGGTGATCATTCTGTTGACGATGTCAAGGTAAAAGGTGACGGAACAGATGCAGAATCTgttaaattgaagaaaaaaagaaaaaaggataaaCACAATAACGGAGGGTTTGTAGAAACGTTGATAAAAGATAGCGATGGTTTGCAAAGCGAGAAGGCAGAGAGCAATTCGTTAGCAACGAAACAAGGGGAGAGTGCGGTGTCTAAACGTCAGAAACGAAACatgaaaaagaggaagaataCTAGCTGGACTATGGCAGATACTGATAATAGTATGAACGTACAGGATAATCAAACTAATAGAGCAAACGGAAGGAAAGAGAACAGTCACGACGGAACagcatttaacaaaaaattcgcAAGTAAATCGAACAATATCAGAAGTTTTCCCAACAAATTTGGTCTGCAGAAGTTCGAAAATGACaacaataataaaagaaaacctCCTAAAATTCGGGATAACGAAGAGCacaaaagaagaaaggaagatTTAGGTCCTGTGAGAATAATGATCAATGGCGTCGAAATAGACATCGTCAAGTTTGATGGGtttcctattaaaaaagaagatGCCGTAAGATTAACTGACTTGAGACATAAAATGATTATGAAAG GCATTCCGAAGAAGGAGATAGACGCAGCACTCAAACTGGAAAGGAGGAAAGCTGAAAAAGCGCTGGCACGAATCAGGAGATGCGTTTGTTTCCACTGTCGTAAAGCAGGGCACAATTTATCGGATTGCCCTGAACTTGGATCTGAACAAGCAGCAACTGGGATCTGCTTCAAGTGTGGCTCGACGGAGCACACTCATTTCGAGTGCAAAGTGGCCAGACCAACAGAATTCAGATACGCGACCTGCTTCATTTGTCGTGAACAGGGGCATATCGCTAAGCAATGCCCGGATAATCCTAGGGGAGTCTACCCTCAAGGAGGTTCTTGTAAAGTGTGTGGCGACATCACACATTTAAAGAAGGACTGTCCGGACTTGATTACAGAAAAGGAAGAGAGTACTATTACATTAAATACGATTACAGACGGTAATATAGAATCCCTGGAAGAAAGCAGGAAGACTTTCGCTGAGAAAGATGATAAAAAATCTAAGAAAGTAGTAAAGTTTTAG
- the LOC143366022 gene encoding voltage-dependent anion-selective channel: protein MAPPTYGDLGKSARDVFGQGYHFGLIKLDVKTKTSSGVEFSSGGVSNQDTGKVFGTLETKYKIKDYGLTFSEKWNTDNTLATDVTLADKLLNGLTLGYSCTFSPQTGTKTGKLKTSYKHENVSANADFDLSLSTGPLINATAVVGYQGWLAGYQACFDTQRNKLTKNNFALGFTASDFALHTAVDNGREFSGSIYHMVKPDLQGAINLAWNSSNNVTQFGIGTKYNLDNDASIRAKVNSHLQVGLGYQQKLRDGVTLTLSTNIDGKNFGSGGHKIGVALNLEA, encoded by the exons TAATTAAATTAGATGTGAAAACAAAGACTAGCTCCGGTGTAGAGTTCTCTAGTGGTGGAGTGTCGAATCAAGATACTGGAAAGGTATTTGGCACCTTGGAGACcaaatacaaaattaaagatTATGGGCTAACATTTAGCGAGAAGTGGAATACTGATAACACACTCGCTACCGATGTTACACTTGCTGATAAATTGCTCAATGGTCTTACCCTTGGTTATAGCTGCACCTTCTCCCCGCAAACAGG gACCAAGACTGGAAAGTTAAAGACAAGTTACAAGCATGAAAATGTATCTGCGAATGCCGATTTCGATCTTAGCCTTTCTACCGGTCCTCTTATCAATGCAACAGCTGTCGTAGGATATCAAG GATGGTTGGCTGGTTATCAAGCCTGTTTCGACACCCAGAGAAACAAgcttacaaaaaataatttcgcCCTTGGATTTACTGCTTCTGATTTCGCTCTTCATACAGCAGT AGATAACGGGCGTGAATTCAGTGGCTCCATTTACCATATGGTCAAACCAGACTTGCAGGGAGCAATCAATTTGGCTTGGAATTCTAGTAATAACGTTACACAATTTGGAATTGGTACAAAATACAATCTTGACAACGATGCAAGTATCAGAGCCAAAGTGAATTCTCATCTTCAAGTTGGTTTGGGATATCAACAGAAGCTACGCGATG GTGTAACTTTAACACTTTCCACAAACATTGACGGAAAGAACTTCGGTTCCGGTGGGCACAAAATTGGTGTTGCATTAAATCTTGAAGCTTAA